In a genomic window of Alcanivorax sp.:
- a CDS encoding DHA2 family efflux MFS transporter permease subunit, protein MAAVEAQVLALFALHGPRYRWLATITVMLGTMSVVLASTIINVAIPTIMVEFQLAQDQVHWLATGFLAAMTVGMLLNAWCAQRFGARGAYLLAMGLFIAVSLVGAVSDQFPLLVAARVGQGLLAGLIQPLAMITIFQVFPYNRRGQAMGIYGLGVVLGPAIAPAIGGVLVDTLSWRAVFLVVLPACVVGMAMAWRYLPGKDREAPPLRLDTGGVLLLAVGMTAVLWGLANGHRRGWVDPLLLAALPGGLITMVLFVLWQRHTRQPLMDLRVFRYPGFTGSFLMSMVIGAGVFASTYVTPLYFQQVLGESAASAGLMLMPAGLAMAFTFPVAGHLTDRFSETRIMLAGLLLFALNMVLMAGASLTTSAVWLVWWTLLGRVGLGLMMPPSSTGALGLLPPWLIPQGSGIFNFARQIGGALGVNLCALCIQFFSDRYGQTDPAATLAQAFEFGFDRAFWLLLIVFLLALWPLHAMRQGLLKERCL, encoded by the coding sequence ATGGCGGCAGTGGAAGCGCAGGTCCTGGCGCTTTTCGCTCTCCATGGGCCGCGCTACCGCTGGCTGGCCACGATAACGGTGATGCTCGGCACCATGTCCGTGGTGCTGGCGTCCACCATTATCAATGTGGCCATTCCCACCATCATGGTGGAGTTTCAGCTGGCGCAGGACCAGGTGCACTGGCTGGCCACCGGTTTTCTCGCGGCCATGACCGTGGGCATGCTGCTCAACGCCTGGTGTGCCCAGCGGTTCGGTGCCCGTGGTGCCTACCTGTTGGCCATGGGGCTGTTTATTGCGGTGTCCCTGGTGGGTGCTGTCAGTGATCAGTTTCCCTTGCTGGTGGCCGCGAGGGTGGGGCAGGGCCTGCTTGCCGGGCTGATCCAGCCCTTGGCCATGATCACTATCTTCCAGGTATTTCCGTATAACCGGCGCGGCCAGGCCATGGGCATCTATGGGCTGGGCGTGGTGCTGGGTCCGGCGATTGCGCCGGCCATCGGTGGGGTGCTGGTGGATACCCTGTCCTGGCGGGCGGTGTTCCTGGTGGTGTTGCCGGCCTGCGTGGTGGGCATGGCCATGGCCTGGCGGTACCTGCCGGGCAAGGACCGGGAGGCACCTCCGCTTCGTCTGGATACCGGCGGCGTGCTGCTGCTGGCCGTGGGCATGACGGCGGTGCTGTGGGGGCTGGCCAACGGCCATCGCCGTGGCTGGGTCGATCCCCTGCTGTTGGCGGCCTTGCCGGGTGGGCTTATTACCATGGTGTTGTTTGTGCTCTGGCAACGCCATACCCGGCAGCCGCTCATGGATCTGCGCGTGTTCCGTTATCCGGGTTTCACCGGCAGTTTTCTCATGTCCATGGTGATCGGTGCCGGGGTGTTTGCATCCACCTATGTGACGCCGCTGTATTTCCAGCAGGTGCTGGGTGAGAGTGCGGCCAGCGCCGGCCTGATGCTGATGCCGGCTGGGTTGGCCATGGCCTTCACCTTTCCGGTGGCCGGGCATCTGACAGACCGGTTTTCTGAAACCCGCATCATGCTGGCCGGGCTGCTGTTATTCGCCCTCAACATGGTGCTGATGGCCGGTGCCAGCCTGACCACCTCGGCGGTGTGGCTGGTATGGTGGACCCTGCTGGGCAGGGTAGGGTTGGGCCTGATGATGCCACCATCGTCCACCGGCGCACTGGGGTTATTACCGCCGTGGCTGATTCCCCAGGGCTCTGGCATTTTTAATTTTGCCCGCCAGATAGGTGGCGCCCTGGGCGTGAACCTGTGCGCCCTTTGCATACAATTCTTCAGTGACCGTTACGGCCAGACTGATCCTGCCGCGACTCTGGCACAGGCCTTCGAGTTTGGTTTTGACCGGGCTTTCTGGTTGTTGTTGATCGTTTTCCTGCTGGCGCTGTGGCCGTTGCATGCCATGCGGCAGGGATTATTGAAAGAGAGATGTTTATGA